One genomic region from Carettochelys insculpta isolate YL-2023 chromosome 4, ASM3395843v1, whole genome shotgun sequence encodes:
- the SLC25A4 gene encoding ADP/ATP translocase 1 has product MSGQALSFLKDFLAGGVAAAISKTAVAPIERVKLLLQVQHASQQITAEKQYKGIIDCVVRIPKEQGIISFWRGNLANVIRYFPTQALNFAFKDKYKQIFLGGVDRHKQFWRYFAGNLASGGAAGATSLCFVYPLDFARTRLAADVGKGLSERQFTGLGNCIAKIFKSDGLRGLYQGFNVSVQGIIIYRAAYFGVYDTAKGMMPDPKNVHIVVSWMIAQTVTAVAGLVSYPFDTVRRRMMMQSGRKGADIMYKGTIDCWKKIAKDEGAKAFFKGAWSNVLRGMGGAFVLVLYDEIKKFV; this is encoded by the exons ATGAGCGGCCAAGCCCTCAGCTTCCTCAAGGACTTCCTGGCCGGCGGGGTGGCCGCTGCCATTTCCAAGACCGCTGTGGCGCCCATCGAGCGGGTGAAACTGCTGCTGCAG GTCCAGCATGCCAGCCAACAGATTACAGCTGAGAAGCAGTACAAGGGGATTATTGACTGCGTGGTGAGGATCCCCAAGGAACAGGGCATCATTTCCTTCTGGAGAGGCAACCTGGCCAATGTCATCCGTTACTTCCCCACCCAGGCCCTCAACTTTGCTTTCAAGGACAAGTACAAGCAGATCTTCCTGGGGGGAGTGGACAGGCACAAGCAGTTCTGGCGCTACTTTGCTGGGAACCTGGCCTCTGGAGGTGCTGCAggagccacctccctctgcttcgTTTACCCTCTGGATTTTGCCaggaccaggctggctgctgaTGTGGGCAAAGGGCTGAGTGAGAGGCAGTTCACAGGGCTGGGCAACTGCATTGCCAAGATCTTCAAATCTGATGGTCTCCGTGGGCTCTACCAAGGATTCAATGTGTCAGTCCAGGGCATCATTATCTACAGAGCAGCCTATTTTGGGGTCTATGACACAGCCAAGG GTATGATGCCTGATCCCAAGAACGTGCACATCGTAGTGAGCTGGATGATCGCCCAGACTGTCACAGCTGTAGCAGGGCTGGTGTCTTACCCTTTTGACACTGTCCGACGTAGGATGATGATGCAGTCTGGCCGAAAGGGAG CTGATATTATGTACAAGGGCACAATTGATTGTTGGAAGAAGATAGCTAAAGATGAAGGAGCCAAAGCTTTCTTCAAAGGTGCCTGGTCCAATGTGTTGAGAGGCATGGGCGGTGCTTTTGTATTAGTATTGTATGATGAGATCAAGAAATTTGTCTAA